From the Terriglobia bacterium genome, the window TGACCGTTTCCGCCGTCGCGCTGATGGCGTTTTTCTGGGGTATTTACGCGATCTGGGATCCCGAGAAGATCACGCTTGATGCCGCCACGCGTTCGCGGCTGCCGGGACAGTTCGCGCAGCTTGCCGACGGATATACCCATTACGAACTGGGCGGACCCGCGGATGCGCCTCTCGTGGTGCTGGCGGCCGGCTTCAGCGTTCCTTATTACATCTGGGATCCGACGTTCAAGGCGCTGACTGGCGCCGG encodes:
- a CDS encoding alpha/beta hydrolase → MKKNRWPIWLTVSAVALMAFFWGIYAIWDPEKITLDAATRSRLPGQFAQLADGYTHYELGGPADAPLVVLAAGFSVPYYIWDPTFKALTGAG